The sequence GTCCTGCAGTGCTCCCGGATATGCTGCTTTGTTGGATTTGCTGGCACGATCCCACAGAAGACATAGGCCTCCTTCAGTCTCTTCAGATCCTGCTGATCCACAATTGTGAAGGCAGCCGAGAGGAACTGACAGAAAGAGCTGTATAAGGAATGATGCTCTGAGACACACTCCCGGCAGAATCGTCTCATACAGTGGAACAAGTCCAGCTTTACAGAGATGAACTCATTAAACTTTGACCTCGAAGCACAGATGTTGGTCAAGTCCCCGGATGTCACCTCTGCAACAGTAGCCTCTGTAGTCCTCCAGGCTTCCCTCAAAAGGTGCTCAGCTGGATGAGAATTCTGGACCCTGAAGGCTGCACAGCAGTCCCTATGTACAAAGAAACATAACAATGTCCAGAAATAGAAGAGGATTAAAAAAAAGTTACATGATTAAATATATAATGAATTTTCTTCCCTATTTGAGATTTAAATGAAATTATTAATATCATTAAATAACATATGTAAGCTGAAAAGGCTTATACAATTGTTAAACAAATTATATAATAAATACCTGTCCACCCAATGGTAATTGGCCTTTTTCAATTCCAGCAGCAGTGTAGCGTGTGGCCAGACCTTCATACATGGGCTCCAAAGACCTTTCACTCTCGGACTGCACCATCACCCAAGAGATGATCATCCAGTTCTCGTTCATCGCAGCATAAGATGACATTGTGCCTGATGTAAGAGTGACTTTCCTGGCAATCTTCCGGGTGTGGTCGGATCTCAACACCTGTCCAAATGTGCCCTGTAAGAGCTGCGTGATTGATGGCTCCTGCCTCTGAAACTCCTGCAGAAGACAGTCTGTAAGGTAATATGACGACACAGACATTCCACACCAGCCGTCTGTGTCTTCATACCCCCAAATGCAGCAGGTGTACTGTCCCTCCTCAGGTATTTGCTGATGGTGCTCTGACCATACAACCCTGCCTCAGCATCCTTGATGTTCTGCACACTTAGCAGGTAGGCCAGGTTTGCTCTTTCATACTTTAGGTGCATCATCTCCATCAGCTGATTGGCCATGTCATTTGGGGATTTTGCAGTGCGTCTTAATTCATCTACCACAGATTTACAGATCGCTTTCTTGTAGGTAAGGAGGGCTGGCAACATGTTGGTATACCTTTTAGGGAGCTTTGCCAGCCACAGAGGATTGTCAGCAAACCAATTCCTTTTGCATGCTTTGCAGCAAAGCCGAGATGCAAACAAGTAATATTGATTGACAATGCCAACAACCACTCGAGGCCTTCCTACACCTGATGAAGTTATCTGTGGTCGAGAACAACTGTGAAGACATGGGAGAACATAATTGTTTCTCAGCCTTCCCATGATGCTGTCATTTCTGGTTTCCAGATGAAGAATGGATGTAGCTGGAAATATTTGGGGGATGGAAGCCCACAGGCAGTCTCAATGAGCTCAGGCTGAGGTGGTAGACGCCACAAAGAGACAGAGTTAGTAAGGTGCCTCACAGGTGGACTTCCCGGCCACAGTCCCATGGCTTCCAGCTCCATCTTCATCCATACCTTTTGCTGTTGAGAGCAGTTCCAGTGAATCATTTCTTGGTCATATCTGGGCAGTGGAAGTGAGGGTGGAAATCCAGGGCGTGTTGATGCTGGCGGCACAGGCTGAGATGCAGGGCGTGTTGATGCTGGTGGCACAGGCTGAGATGCAGGGCGTGTTGATGCTGGTGGCACAGGCTGAGATGCAGGGCGTGTTGATGCTGGTGGCACAGGCTGAGATGCAGGGCGTGTTGATGCTGGTGGCACAGGCTGAGATGCAGGGCGTGTTGGTGCTGGCGGCCCAGGCTGACGTGCAGGGTGTGTTGGTGCTGGAATCACAAATACCAAAAGGTAAAAAATCAACATGTAGACTACAGTGATTACTTACTTATAGTACACTTATTTCACAAATACACAATTGAATGACCTTGTAGACTAAATATATCATACATGCACATGCACAGAAATTCAGAGGACATGCAAAAAGGGAACTCAAATGAACACTTACCCTCATGGAGACGGAGGTTTTGATGGACATGTTGTCATGAACATGTCCTTTTGATTTTGTTAGTAGAACACAAGCAAAATAACAATTAGGAACATGGCCAGAACATAGCCAGAACAAAGCCAGAACAAGGCCAAAATAATAACTACAGGTATATTGTTAGGCAGAATAATTCAGTGAATAGTCCTGCCAAACTGATGGAGAAAAACCTCTGCCAGTAGACACAGATGGTGCTCCTACAGCTGCTGATGCTGGTGAATCTGAAATAAAgtttaacatacacacacatgatctTGGTTGCAAGCAGTTACATTACAGTTTACAATGAGTAGATTTGAAGTAATTTGCCTAAAGTAGCAACGATACACAATAGTTAATGTAGTTGTCAAAATAGCTAGAAAATAAGTGACAATAATTCCTCACAAATGTAGCACAACTATTTGTTGAATAATCCTTACATTCCTAACTCAAATGGAAACTCAGTAAAATGGTTATGTGTTTAAAAATACATAGAAAACATGTTTAACTCAGAGCATGGTCTGGATTTTGGAAGGTGAAATACTCAGTATAGCTTTCTCCAGGAAAACTTCATTCATCCATTGCTATGCAATAAAACATAATGAAAACCAAAAAAGATATATGATGCCACAAGCAATATTTTTCAGATGATTTGTGTTTACTTTTGACATACCTTGGGAGTAAGGAGTTGCAGTAGAGGCTGGTGATGTAACGGTTGATGGCAATGACTCTTTTTTCATTAGCAGGTACTGCTGCAGTTTGTGCATTTTTGAACCTGTACCACATTTCCTTGACATAATGAAGAAAGCGTACCCAGCAGCTCTGCTCTCCCATATTTCTCCCCATGTACTTTTGGCCCGATTACCAAAGCCAACCAGAGTGTCACAATCTGAGGTCACAGCAGGAGAATTCGTTTTGTGAGACTCAAACTTTGAAAGCTCCTCAATATCTTTGAAGCTCATGGCATATTCCAAAAAGGACTGCAAACTGATTTTGCTGCTCCCCTCTGTACTGAAATGGCCTGCCTCTTTTTCTTTTTCCAAATTTTTGATGAGGTACATAGTGTATCCAACATCATTTTCCAGCAGCCACCTGAAGGACTTGCCTCTGTACTTCCCAAACTGTAGTATGTACTCCCCCAACACCTCAGCTTTATCTGACACATCCCCCCTCTTTGTAAGACAACGCTGATGGCATTCTTCCTGACAACCTCTTCCTTCAGAGGAGCAGACTTGTCCTGCATAGAAGGGTTGTCTTTGATCTTCTTGGCGGCATCAGAGGGGACTTGTAGAAGGTAACCTAACGCGCCTCTCGAAGGTAACTTGGACCTTGCCAGGGAAAAACACCGAAGGCCTGTGTGACAtgttaatctaaatgatgaagCAAAGAGTAAAcaaaattaattatttaattatttttaatgaTACCTTTCAGGCTAATGTACTAATTATACAGTACAATGTATAATATACACACACAACCTTCAACTATACAGATCTATAACCAATCCCCAAATATACACAACCTCATCTGGACAAACCAATACCCCTCCCCACATATACACTGGACAACACTTGCAATAGTAATTAACAATTAACAATCTTGTAATTAACTTTATTATGAACTATAGCTTTCAGACTATTCTGTAATATCTATACAGAAATAGCTACATCATTTAAGTGACTTATTATGAACGCATTCACATTGTATAATTCGTGAAAACATAGAATACTTGTTTATTTAGATCGCGCTATAATACTATAATACTTACAAATATATATGAGAAACGTATAGTTTCCACAAGTCCACGTTTCATTCAGATTACGTTCTAACAAAATTACTCTGAATATCCGCTGTATTTACTATTATTGCATTATTAAAAGATCCGAagacaaataaaaaaaaaagacaatcgATGATAAAGAACTCATGTTTTGTATGTAAAAACACGACTTACCTTTGGCAGTCCTTACGAATTAGAAGCTGTTGTGTGTCTGACGTAGCTAAAACCGCTAATGTAACAAAACGTAAAATGCTCGGATCAAATGCTGAAATGTAAAAGAAATTCACGAATCAGAAAAAAGTAAATAAGGCTCAGATGAGTTGTTCCCGGGTGTTTGTTGTGGTTCGTTGTAATTCGGCTATTATCTTCGCCACCTCTTGCGTAAAACCTGCCACAGCGCCTCGGAGGGCATACGTGGCCATACATATATTGCATCCGTAGTGGTTTAGCACTACCATAGGGAATGAATGGGAAACGCTTTAAGGCACTTTAGCCAAAGAATCCTCGGCTCCCGGCGCGGgaggcccgggttcgattcccggccaATGCATGCACAACTTTTTTGGCACTTctatacttaacaaaaatatcaacgcaacatgtacagtgatggtgccatgtttcatgcactgaaataaaaagatcccaTAAAATGTTCCATTcacacaaaaaagcttatttctctcaaatcttgtgcacaaattagtttatatccctgttagtgagcatttctcttttgctaagatattccatccacctgtcaggtgtggcatatcaatgatcattaaacaggtgcaccttgtgctggggaaaataaaaggccactaacacaatgccacagatgtctcaagttgagggagcgtgcaattggcatgctgactgcaggaatgtccaacagagctgttgccagagaattgaatgttaatttctaccattttagagaatttggcagtacgtccaaacagcctcacaaccgcagaccacatgtaaccacgccagcccagaaccacatccggcttcttcacctacggtatcgtctgagaccagccacccggacagctgatgaaactgaggagtatttgtctgtaataaagcccttttgtggggaaaaactaattctgattggcttggccttgctccctagtgggtgggcctatgccctcccaggccccacccatggctgcgcccctgcccagtcatgtgaaatccatagattagggcctaacaaatttatttcagttgactgatttccttacatgaacggTAACTCAGTAAAttagttgaaattgttgcatgttgcgtttatatttttgttcagtatactataCTCACAAAAAAAGTCAAACTATCAGTGTTGTAGAAGTGACTTGCCAAAGTGGAAAAGAGGATACAATGTTTTCATGTGAGAATTTATTAAGTGTATTATGTCAAGGATTAGACAAATGACAATAGCTTTGAAGATTTTGCGAATACATGGCACCAGTCACGGGGCCAGACACAAGCATGACATTTCGTCTCCATGCAAAACAGTGACATCTGGTCTAATTAATAACAGGAAGGCTTCACTGTAAGTAATCCAATAGCTCAGACAAACAGGtaggattgtcaaacgtttgcctgccgacagtacTTGGCACCTCTAAACAGGGTCGGCAGTTCATCTCTTTTGTGTTGGAACAGCATGCATGTCCATGTGTTGCTTAGTTTATGATCTAGAttccaacgttagctagctagctgcacaaATGTTACTATTTTGTAGacagcccttgttgatactagaCAGATGGCCACAGATAGAAACCTACCTAGCAAGATgacaaaaaaacaattgaattcactctccataatttcatactgccagtgccagcccatagccaaacatgtagctggctagctaacgttagcatattcgctagctagcGCAACATGGCTATCTAGCTAGCCAAGGACACTACACTAACTCAGCAGCTAACACAGGTAGCTGTTTCATGGAAACTAATCCATTGTGATGTAATTATAATATCAATACTAGCTACAGTGGTTAGCTAGCTTagaggaagtatttagtgttgtgtgcactTAGTCTGTGCACTTAGCTAACTACCATCCCTTATACTACATTGCATTTGAAGTTGACTGGCTCATGACATTTAAACGTGGATGTACGGAGAAAATTCCCTATTTTTTCATTTTTGTTGTCTCTCCTGTTGCCTCCCCCACGTGGGTGTTCGTGCTCGgtgattggctcaaagtcaagttgttggCTACTGACGAGCATTGCGATTTTACAAGTAGAAACGGCAGGTTCATCGCACAGATGGTACAgtttttgttctagcaagagaaagaacggcctcccactgtgataagaacctatcggcagtgagattctcgGTGTGTTTCATGCATAACAAGGGTTGCAAGGAGCAGTACGTCACTAAAGGTTGCACTCAGGGCTTTGCTGTAATCTAAGCATTGTATGGAGTAGGACACCATATTTTAGAGGTTGAATGGAGTACACCACTAATCTAAGGgtcaataataataaatacagtcaggtccataattattggcacccttgatgaagatgagaaaaaaagacaaataaaaattagctatattgtatgctcaaaataATTGTGAAATTATATTTAATAATTACATAAATGCGCAGAGATT is a genomic window of Coregonus clupeaformis isolate EN_2021a unplaced genomic scaffold, ASM2061545v1 scaf1625, whole genome shotgun sequence containing:
- the LOC123487306 gene encoding histidine-rich glycoprotein-like isoform X2; this encodes MSIKTSVSMRHQHTLHVSLGRQHQHALHLSLCHQHQHALHLSLCHQHQHALHLSLCHQHQHALHLSLCHQHQHALHLSLCRQHQHALDFHPHFHCPDMTKK
- the LOC123487306 gene encoding polyadenylate-binding protein 1-B-like isoform X1, which translates into the protein MYLIKNLEKEKEAGHFSTEGSSKISLQSFLEYAMSFKDIEELSKFESHKTNSPAVTSDCDTLVGFGNRAKSTWGEIWESRAAGYAFFIMSRKCGTGSKMHKLQQYLLMKKESLPSTVTSPASTATPYSQDSPASAAVGAPSVSTGRGHVHDNMSIKTSVSMRHQHTLHVSLGRQHQHALHLSLCHQHQHALHLSLCHQHQHALHLSLCHQHQHALHLSLCHQHQHALHLSLCRQHQHALDFHPHFHCPDMTKK